In the genome of Chiroxiphia lanceolata isolate bChiLan1 chromosome 5, bChiLan1.pri, whole genome shotgun sequence, the window tgtcacacacacacacaggtgtcacacacacacacacacacaggtgtcacacacacacacacaggtgtcaCACAGAGgtatctcacacacacacacacaggtgtcacacacacacacaggtgtcacacacacacacaggtgtcacacacacacacacacacacacaggtgtcacacacacacacacaggtgtcaCACAGAGgtatctcacacacacacacacaggtgtcacacacacacacaggtgtcacacacacacacacacaggtgtcaCACAGAGgtatctcacacacacacacacaggtgtcacacacacacaggtgtcacacacacacacaggtgtcacacacacacacaggtgtcaCACAGAGgtatcacacacacacacacacaggtgtcaCACCGAGGTGTCACCCACACTCTCACCCCTGTTTTCCTGCCCGCACACACCTGTCCccgcccccccgggccccctccccgtgtcccctcctccccccacgGTTCATCCTCTTTGTCCCCAAAGCGGATTATGGCGGCGGCTCAGCGGGGACACACGAGTGTGCACGGGGAGGGGTCACACCTCTGGCACAGGGGGGTCACACTCCCCACAGGTGTGCACAGGGGGGTCACAGAGCCCCACAGGTGTGCACAGGGTTGTCACACTCCCCACAGATGTGCACAGGGTTGTCACACTCCCTATAGATGTGCACAGGGGGGTCACACTCCCCAGAGATGTGCACAGGGTTGTCACACAGCTTCAGAGATGTCCAGGGGGTGTGTGTCACACCTCtgaccgggggggggggtcacatAACCCCAGACGTCTGCATGGGGGACTCACACCCCCTCACTGGTGCCAAGGGGGCACAGCCACCTGTGCGGGTGGTGCGGGCAGGGAACACCCCGGACAGGGGACACCCCAGACAGGGGACACCCCAGACAGGGGACACCCCAGACAAGGGACACCCCAGACAGGGGACACTCCGGACAGGGGACACTCCGGACAGGGGACacccacagggagctgggacagctcGGGTTGGGCGGGGCTGCAGGCACGGGGTGCCCCGGGCACGGGATAGCACAGGCACGGGATAGCACAGGCAGGGCTCCAGGGGGAGAAGGTgatgcaggcagggcaggcagggcaggcaggggacagGTGACACCTCcggcagcacaggcaggtgaGACCTCACAAAGCTCAGGTAGCGCAGGCAGGGACTGGTGCAGGCAGGTGATCCCCCGGGCAGGGcgtgcagggcaggcagggctctgtgcaggcagggatctgtgcaggcagggctgagggcgGGGCAGCGGATaccccaggcagggcaggggcaggcaggtgATACCCAGGAGGTGCAGGCAGGCGATGCCCCAGGCCGGGCAGGTACGGGCAGGGCAGGCGAtgcaggcaggggcagaggcaggggcaggggcaggggcagagagagaggcaggggcaggggcagagacagaggcaggggcaggggcagggccaggggcagGTACGGGCAGGGGCAGGTCCCAGGTCAGCCCCGCccctggccccgccccccgctctcggccccgcccccggcccccccgccccccccgtcccgccgggccggggcagcagcgccgggggcggcggcgccgggcagGTACGGGGGGGCCGGGCAGGTACGGGGGGGCCGGGCACGACCGGGAGGGCGTTTGGGAGGGGGCCGCCGTCCCGGGGAAGGGGTCCCGCGGGGGCGCATCCCGGACACGGGGGTCTCCTGCCCGGGGGACGGGACGCACAGGGGCCGGGGGACACCCGGGGATCCGCAGGGTGGGGACCGGGGACCCCCCCGGCTCCGTCTCTGCCCCCCGACAGGGAGGGCGGTCCCGGGTGGGGCAGCATGAGAGACCCCCCCACCAACATCCCGGTGTCGTGGAGGGGTTGGGGTGGCAGATGGAGAGCGCCCCCGCCCTCACCTGCCCTAATTACCCGCCGCTaattggggaggggggggcgcCATAtggcccccagcccctggggcGGGGGCCTGGGGGAACCCTCCGCTGCAGCCCCCGTggcgggggaggggggcacagTGTGGGGCGTGAGGGGGTACACGCGTGGGACCCGtgagggggacacggggagaaCCCccgggggacacggggaggggacacggggaggggacacgggggagaCACGGCTGTCCCACAGGGAGCGGTGCCGGTGAGACCCCcgggctgggacagggacaccctggggacacccgCCGATAACAGGGAAGGGGACCCCGGGGATGGGGACCCGGGGAGGGGCCCGAGCGGGGTCACCCAAGCACGGGGGTCCCAGGGGAAGGAACCCCCGCGGCGGTGACAGCGCTGGGGCCCCGGGGGTGGCCGGCTGGCCGGACGCGGCGGTGGGGAcgcggggccgggggtggcAGCCCCGCTCCTCCCTCCCCCGCTCCAGGCGCCCCCCGAggtccccgtgtccccgtgtccccatggCCGCGTCCTGCCCGGCGCTCCTGGCCGCCTGCCTGGCGCTGCACCTGGCCACAGGTGAGCACCTTGGGGCCACCTGGGGGACGGGGGACACCCGAGGGGGACaccggggctgggagggacccgGCGGGAGGCTGGTGAGGACCTGGGGAGGGGGCGGTGGTGGTGGCAACCACGGGTGGTGTGGACCCAGATgatggggacacggggaggggaCCCTGGGGGTGACAACCATGAGAGATGGGACCTCAGGgggtggggacacaggggaccCTGTGGGGGGACCCAAAGATGTCACCTGAGTGCAGGACCACTGGAGGGAACAGCCCTTGGGGATGGGGACCGAGgggtggggacactgggggacacCAGTGACTCGGAGCTGGGAGTCCAGGGAGTGGGACAGGGATGATGGGGACGTGTGGGGACTGAGAGGGGGGAGTGGGGTTGGGGATGGAgatgtggggacacaggggctggggacacgggggaccCTGGGATTGGGGTCACCAGGGAATAGGAACGTGGGCCATGGGGACCTGGAGTTGGGGGGCCAGGGAGGGGTATGTGGGTGACAGGGACCCATGAGGACCAAGGGGTGGGAGTGGAGGCCTTGGGGATGGAGATGTGGGGATGGGAACATGTGGACCACGGGGCTGGGGCCCCTGGTGGCCACACCCCCGGACACCGGTGTCCTTGTCCCCACGCGGGGCCAGCGCGGGGCGACGGGTGCAGCGGGTTCGGGAACCTGTTCACGGAGATCGCGGAGAACAGCGCCCACGGCAGCCTGGTGGCACGGCTGCCCCCGccgggggacacggggggcacgggggggctccagctctgcctggtggGCACCGACGCCGCCTGGTTCTACCTGGACGGGCGCAGCCTCAGGCTCAACGTCTCGGACGGGCGGGCCCTGGACCGCGAGGTGATGCCTCCCCCTCCAGCCTTCCTGTGTCCATCAGGtgtccatccctgtccatcctgCATCCATCCTGTGTCCACTGCACCCATCCCGTGTCCATCCTCCATCAGTTCTGTGTCcacctccctccatcctccctccatcctccctccatcatccatccatcctccctccatcctccctccatCATCCATCAATCCTCCATCCATCCTCCCTCCATCATCTATCCATCCTCCATCCATCCTCCTTCTTCTACCCATCCTGTATCCATCCTCCATCCATCCCAGGTCAGTCCCATGTCCATCCTCTATCCGTCTGTCCATCTTCCATCCACCCCATGTCCATCCTGTGTCCATCCATCCTGCAACCCCCTCTATCCCAGACCATCCTGCTCCACCCTCATCCATCCAGGACCCTCCTGCACCTGCCAGGTGGGCACTCTGGGGTGTCCCCATGGGGCACCCTCCGTGTCCTGCCATGTCCCTGCATGTCCCTTGTCCCCACAGGAACTGGAGTCCCCGGTGCTGATGGTGGCCCTGACCTGTGCCGAGGACGGCTCCTCCCCGGTACGGCCACGTGCCCTGGGGACCCCGGCAGGCTCTGGGGGTGGAGATGTGATCCCACCTTGGTCACTCCCCGTGTCACCCCTCCGTGCCCCTGGCAGGTCGAGTTCCGGATCATCGTCCAGGTCCTCAATGAGAATGACAACCGGCCCCACTTCCAGGGGGCCACTGTCCTCACCCACAACGTCAGCGAGGTGACAGTGACACCGGGGCCGTGGGGACTGGGGGGTCATGGGTATGGTCGTGgtggcaggggcagggaagggcaccAGGACAGGGGTGGTCATGGTGTGGCTTGGGACAGGGATGGTCAGgggtgggaacagggatggCCATGTGTGTGGATttgggggacagggatggtCAGGGTCATGGTGACAGTGCCAGGGACGGGTGctggcaggggcacagctgtgAGCGTGGATTGGGGATGGGGACTGGATGGTCACggtgacagtgacagggatAAGCACCAGGACAGAGGTGGCTGTGGGCATGGactggggacaggggcagggcagggatggtcGGGATcttgggcacagggacaggaaggGCACTGGGacagtgctggggacagggacaggtaGGGTCACAGTCATGGGCACGGGGACAgaggtggggacagggacagcgCTGGCCGTgggtgcagggacaggggcaggagtggggagagtggggatggggacagggctgggcctgggagaagggggagtGCCCAGGAGGGACGGGGACACCCAAGAGAGAATGAGAACACCCAAGAGGAGATGGGGACACCCAAAAGGGGACGGGGACACCTGGGAGGGACGGGGACATCGAGGAGGGATGAGGATATCgaggagggatggggacatcgaggagggatggggacatCGAGGAGGGATGGGGATACCCCAGGAGAGGACAAAGGACACCTGGGAGAGACGGGGACTCCATGAGGAATGGGGACacccaggagggatgggggcaTGGAGAAGTAGGAATGGGGACACAGGGTGTGTTCAGGGGTGCCAGGGTCACTGGGGGACCCCCTGGTGGCCCCCGTGGGGCAGCTGGCACTGGTGCACTTGGTGGTGTTCAGCACCAGAGGtgtttgggggtgctgggggtgtggTTGGGGACCCTAGGAGGTGTTTGGGTGTGCCAGGGGTGTGTTCAGGGGTGCCAGGGGTGTGCCTGGAGGTactgggggtgtttgggggtgcCAGGGGTGTGGTTGGGGATTGCAGGGGGCATTTGGAGGTAatgggggtgtttgggggtaCCAGGGGGTGTTTAGGGTactgggggtgtttgggggtaCCAGGGTGTGTTTGGGGTactgggggtgtttgggggtgcCAGGGGTGTGTTTGGGGTTACCAGGGGCTGTTTGGGGGTGCCgggggtgtttgggggtgcCGGGGGGTGTGTTTGGGGTTACCAGGGGCTGTTTGGGGGTACCAGGGGCTGTTTGGGGGTACCGGAGGTGTTTGGGGGTGCCGGGGGGTGCTGGGGCTCCCCGGTGACCCCCCGGCAGCTGGCGCCGGTGCACTCGGTGGTGTTCAGCGCCCAGGCGGAGGACGCGGACGGGGACACGCTCATGTACGTCATCGACACGGCCTCGGTGAGCGGGGGCGGGGGCGCGCGGGGGGGCCCGGGGCCATCTGCCGGGCTGAccgaccccccctccccagcccgaCGCCCGATTCTTCCGCATCGACCTCCCCAACAGCGGGCGCGTCGTGCTGGCCAGAGCCCTCGACTTCGAGAGCCGGCGGCACCTCGAGGTGGTGGTCACGGCCGTGGTGAGACCCCAGGCACCCCCCGGGGGCCTCGTGTGGGACCTCCGCCCGTGGGAGCCCTTTTTGTGGGACCCCCGCCCTCGGGACCCCCACCCTCGGGACCCCCCCCACCAGACCCTGACTGTGGACCCTGATGTGGGATCCCCACTTGTGGGACCCTGATGTGGGACTCTCACACGGGACCCCTACCCGCGGGccccctgcccactgccctggacGGGGCCCTggcacccaccccacagccctgtgtcccccctgAGCGTCCCCTCGTGTCCCCGCCAACTCCCCCCCACGTCCACGGAGCCCCCCGGCCGTGGGTCTGGGGTCCTCGCACCCACCCCACCTCCTGAGTGTCCCCCACGCCCAGCCCGGCCGTGCTGTGGTACGGGTGGGTCGCACAGGTGGGGgtgtccccccgccccgccgcccgtCCCGGCCGGTGCCGCTAATTGGGGGTGACGTGATCCCGTCACCTGCCCTCAATCCCCCTCATTTCCTTAATGGGCCACCTGTgcccaccccccccccgccaGCGGCACCGCGGGggggccccgcccccgcccctcccccaccccgcCCATCACCCCCACCCCGGCACCCCCGGTACCCCCGGCACCCCCACCCCGCGATGGGAACGCGGGGGGACCCCACGGCCTCGGGCTGCAGCCCCCGCTCCTGCCTGGGGCCTCCTTTCCGTGGGGGTCCCTGTACCCTGAGGGTCTCTGTGCCCTGGGGTGTCCCCTTTCCATCagggtccctgtccctggggtgtccccgtgccctgggggtccctgtgcctgTGGGATCACCCCCTTCCATGGGGGGCTGTGTCCCATGGAGGTCCCTGTACCGTGcgggtccctgtccctggaggtcCCTGCTCTCTGagggtcctgtccctggggtgtccccatgCTCTGGGGGTGCCGGTCCCTTGGGGGTCCCGCTCCCTGGGGTGTCCCCGTGcctggggggtccctgtccctgtccgTGCAGCCCCcagcaggttttggggtgcccgTGCCCCCCTTTTCCCCGGCAGGAGATGAACACCCGGGAGCGGTTCAACGCCTCTGCCCGGGTGCGGGTGAACGTGCTGGACGGGGACGATCAGTACCCGCAGTTCCTGCCCTGCACCCCCCGCGCCCCCCACGGCCCCCACGTCTGCACCAGCCCCGTCTACACCGCCAACGTCaccgaggggcagctccaggtgGGACGCGGCACCGCGGTGACGCtgcggggggctgggggggtcccacGGGCTCGGCCGGACACCCCCGTGTCCTCTCCGTGTCCCCAGGAGGGTCCCCTGAGCTTCAGCCCCGGCGCCGTCTACGCagaggatggggacagggggctgCGGGCGGCCATCACCTACTCCCTGCTGGCAGGTGAGGGGGACGGGGGACAGGGATATGGGACCGGGACAcgggacagggacatgggacagggacatgggacaggGGGCTGcgggacagggacatgggacaggGGGCTGCGGGGGCCATCACCTACTCCCTGCTGGCAGGTGAGGGGGacgggggacagggacacggggacagggacatggggggacaaggacatggggacagggacacgggacagggacatgggacaggGGGCTGCGGGGGCCATCACCTACTCCCTGCTGGCAGGTACCGGGGacggggggacagggagggacagggggcaggacacacagacacgggtgggcagggacacggggacacgggTGGGCAGAGGTGACCACAGTGCCCAAAAAGGTTCACGGGGCCGGtgcccctctgtgtcccccagtCCCTGGCAGTGCCGGGGGTCCCCATGGGGGCGTGGTGGGTgtctgtgccaggggaggggtCCCCATTGCAGGGGGGGGTGTCTGCCAGGggtccccctgccccaggggtCCGAGGCAGCACAATCCGATTGCCGGGTCCACTGGAGCCCCGCAGGTGCGAATTAAATAAAGGGATTGAGCTGGGGGGCCCTAAtccaccccccccctccccggcgCAGGGCGGCTGCAGGGGGACCGGGGGTGCACCCAAGGGTGTTCCGGCACCAGAGGGGTTAAACTCCCCCTCCTGGGGCTCAAAGGGTTGATAAGGCCCCCCCCGAGGGTACCACCCCCCAGAATAAGGGAGGAGTCCTTCCCCCCCTGAAGGTTCAGGAGTGAACGGGGGACGCACATGGGGGGACATTGCGGCCCCTCCCGCGGGGATGCCCCGGGGGGAGTTTCCCACAGTgccccggggcagggggtgggtggggggtcCTGACGATGGGTGGGGTGTCGGTGGGGTGGGTGGAAGGTCCTGGCGATGGGTGGGGTGTCcgtggggtgggtggggggtcCTGGCGATGGGTGGGGTGCCCGGGGGTGGGTGGAGGGGTGCCGGGGGTCTCCatctctgtgccccccccaggCCAGGAGAGCGGCCGGTTCCACATCGACAACGTGACCGGGGCCATCACGCTGCTGCGGGCGGTGGAGAGCAGCCGCCTGACCCCCGAGATCTGCCTCAGCGTCatggtggggaggggggcacggggggcacggggaggaGATCGGGGTCCAGGGCGATGGAGGGTCTTGCAGAGATGGAGAAACACAAgatgggggtccctggggagaTGGGGGGACCCAAGAAAATGGGGGTCCCCACAGAAATTGGGGTCCCTGAGGAGATGGGGGAACCCAAGAAAATGGGGTCCCCACAGAAATTGGGGTCCCTGAGGAGATGGGGGAACCCAAGAAAATGGGGTCCCCACAGAAATTGGGGTTCCTGGGGAGATGGGGAGACCCAAGAAAATGGGGTCGTCACAGAAATTGGGGTCCCTGAGGAGATGGGGAGACCCAAGAAAATGGGGGTCCTCACAGAAATTGGGGTCCCTGAGAAGATGGGGGGACCCAAGAAAATGGGGTCCCCACAGAAATTGGGGTTCCTGGGGAGATGAGGGAACCCAGGAAAATGGGGTTCCCCAGGGTGATGGGCGGCCCCGGGCAGATGAGGATCCCCGGGATggtgggagctgcccagggcgGCCCCCGTGGGTGCAGGAGCCCGGTGGCAGCGGGTGAGACCTGagtgtccccctgtgtcccccgTGTCCCACCTGTGTCCCCCATTCCACCCCgccgtgtccccccgtgtccccccgtgtcccgctgtgcccccccctccccccgtGTGTGCCCCCAGGCCTCCCAGGTGAACGACCCCTCCAAGTACGCGGTGGCTCGGGCCCTGGTGCGGGTGCTGGCCCCGAACCGGCACCCGCCGCGCTTCCCCCGCGCCCGCTACCGCGCGTTCGtgcccgcggccccgcgccgcgccgcgcTGCTCCTCACCTTCGGCGGGCAGGTGCTCGCCCTGCGCGCTCACGACCCCGACTTCCCCGAGGTGAGCGcggggggcgggcaggggcCTGGGAAGGGGTACAGAGAGGGAGGCAGGTAGGGGCAGGGATGTGGGCAGAAGGCTCAGGTTGGGATGCAGGTAGAGGCAGGcagggggcaggcagggggtgGGGCGTGGTACAGGTAGGATGCAGGTGGGATATAGGGAGGGATGAGGGTGGGATGTAGGGAGGGATGAGGGTGGGATGTAGGGAGGGATGAGGGTGGGATGTAGGGAGGGGTgagggcagggatgcagggaggggtgagggcagggatgcagggagggatgaaggtgggatgcagggacgGATgagggtgggatgcagggacgGATgagggtgggatgcagggagggatgtgggcagggatgcagggagggatgtagacagggatgcagggagggatgtagacagggatgcagggagggatgagggcagggatgcagggagggatgtgggcagggatacagggagggatgtgggcagggatgcagggagggatgaagatgggatgcagggagggatgagggtgggatgcagggagggatgtgggcagggatgctggAGGGGATGCAGGTGAGGGTGCAGACGAGGTGAAGGcagggggacaggcaggggatGAGTGGGGAACACAGGTAGGAAATGCAGGCAGGAGTGTGGGCAGCGACACAGGCAGGGGGTGAgggcagggtgcaggcagggccTGACCCCCACCCCGCAGGGGGTGAACCCCCAGGTGCGTTACACCCTGAGCCCCAGCGCCAACCAGAgccagcagctcttccaggtGATGCCCAACGGGCTCCTGGTGGCCCAGGTGGACCAGCTGAGACCTGGGCAGAGCTACCACCTGAaggtgggtgtggggggggcacggggggctgggggtcaTCGGGGGCACATTtgggggatggagggactgaggggcacagggggatggggga includes:
- the LOC116786762 gene encoding cadherin-related family member 5-like, with the translated sequence MAASCPALLAACLALHLATARGDGCSGFGNLFTEIAENSAHGSLVARLPPPGDTGGTGGLQLCLVGTDAAWFYLDGRSLRLNVSDGRALDREELESPVLMVALTCAEDGSSPVEFRIIVQVLNENDNRPHFQGATVLTHNVSELAPVHSVVFSAQAEDADGDTLMYVIDTASPDARFFRIDLPNSGRVVLARALDFESRRHLEVVVTAVEMNTRERFNASARVRVNVLDGDDQYPQFLPCTPRAPHGPHVCTSPVYTANVTEGQLQEGPLSFSPGAVYAEDGDRGLRAAITYSLLAGQESGRFHIDNVTGAITLLRAVESSRLTPEICLSVMASQVNDPSKYAVARALVRVLAPNRHPPRFPRARYRAFVPAAPRRAALLLTFGGQVLALRAHDPDFPEGVNPQVRYTLSPSANQSQQLFQVMPNGLLVAQVDQLRPGQSYHLKVLARDEESGETSNTTVELEVLWPGQAAPRDPSEPPPARGAVTAAALAGGLGALLLLGAFLLLLLLALRARRRRRRQQRTADRAALAIEKHPNVSLRWFQPVQAGKSPPSPPRLYYPNEGYSEANSVGRPGGVSPGGGSPGGSPPPTPASPSPPRAPSPGEVSGGPAEVGGSPTPGGRRGGTLGVLPALEEVSEESLEEGPGGDPRVPPPLLQLLEDSIEC